In Coleofasciculus chthonoplastes PCC 7420, the following are encoded in one genomic region:
- a CDS encoding type IV pilin-like G/H family protein — protein MQSEAKQYIGSMNRAQQAYFLEKGNFTNNIGELGLGISTETKNYTYSSHATLLSAINYSVSRQSDLKSYVGGVFLGRVEETGESTTLAILCETKDKGTNRPPAPIVEDGTLQCAPGTENLDGENDRGIFLGEDWKLVAVSANYAKAGKYNQALDTAETITNDLIKVKALDLITTELMVVGKSKQALPIIEKIQAIALNLTDAGESEQALRVTRHITDDSIQSKTIQAIAPYLTTSAEYEQAIQVAKTITDYEPKAKALDAIVRRLVATGNPERAVQIAQTIQSYYGGKEQALATIERYKN, from the coding sequence ATGCAATCCGAAGCAAAACAATATATTGGTTCAATGAATCGCGCCCAGCAAGCTTATTTTTTAGAAAAAGGTAATTTTACGAATAATATTGGTGAACTGGGACTAGGCATTAGCACGGAAACCAAAAACTATACCTATTCAAGTCATGCCACTCTTTTGAGTGCGATTAACTATAGCGTTTCCCGCCAATCTGATTTAAAGAGTTATGTGGGTGGTGTGTTTTTGGGTAGGGTTGAAGAAACAGGAGAATCAACAACATTAGCTATCTTGTGTGAGACAAAAGATAAGGGTACTAATCGCCCTCCAGCACCAATTGTAGAAGATGGTACACTTCAATGCGCTCCGGGTACAGAAAATCTTGATGGGGAAAATGATCGGGGAATTTTTCTGGGGGAAGATTGGAAGTTAGTAGCTGTTTCAGCTAATTACGCGAAAGCGGGTAAGTACAATCAAGCCCTTGATACTGCGGAAACGATTACAAATGACTTGATCAAGGTAAAAGCACTGGACTTAATTACAACGGAGTTAATGGTGGTGGGTAAGTCTAAGCAAGCTTTGCCAATTATCGAAAAGATACAAGCGATCGCACTCAACTTAACTGATGCTGGTGAGTCTGAGCAAGCCTTGAGAGTGACTCGTCATATTACCGATGATTCGATTCAGAGTAAGACCATCCAAGCGATCGCACCCTATTTAACCACGTCTGCTGAGTATGAGCAAGCCATTCAGGTAGCTAAAACGATTACAGACTATGAACCAAAAGCCAAAGCCTTGGATGCCATTGTACGTCGATTAGTCGCAACCGGGAACCCTGAACGAGCGGTTCAGATTGCTCAAACTATCCAATCTTACTATGGTGGTAAAGAGCAAGCCCTGGCGACAATTGAACGTTATAAAAATTAA